The following are from one region of the Syngnathus scovelli strain Florida unplaced genomic scaffold, RoL_Ssco_1.2 HiC_scaffold_36, whole genome shotgun sequence genome:
- the LOC137840023 gene encoding janus kinase and microtubule-interacting protein 3-like → MSKRAPAGRAKAERTDALQAANDELRTKLMDVQLELQQEKNKVSCLERERSQDLRAEHHRATAAMTELKSKLHEEKQKELAITRETLLRQHEMELMRVIKIKDGEIQRLNALVLSLRDGSMDRNILRLRRRRVGGPGRIVLVFSHRQNPRHGTRREAELRYRQLTQEYQALQRASALLAQTSEGDYDAEKEIKIREKLMVEMGHYQSRVADLESALKQQGQNVKWVEEKQLLRQSNQQLAEKVRRMEAEEARLKEHIQDIRDQNELLEFRILELEEREWRSPVLKFLQVRFPDGLSPLQIYCEAEGVRDIVISDLMKKLDILGYNANLTNEEQVVVIHARTLLTLAEKWLEYIKVTKSALQQKMLDIESEKDMFCKQKGYLDEELDFRKCSMDQAHKRILELEAMLYEALPQRDCPATDGEKASHAGVNDVLTADQREELRSAVDQWKRALMCELRERDACILQERMDLLHSAQQRNKELKEFIEAQKRQIKQLEEKFLFLFLFFSLAFILWP, encoded by the exons gtcagctgtctggagagagagagaagtcaggacctgcgggcggagcaccaccgtgccaccgccgccatgacggaactcaaaagcaaactccatgaggagaagcagaaagagttagccattaccagggagacattactgcggcagcatgaaatggagctgatgagagtgatcaaaatcaaagatggagagatccagcgactgaatgccttggtcctcagcctgagggacggctccatggac cgaaacattttacggctacgacgaagacgtgttggtggacccggacggatcgtccttgtcttttcacaccgacagaacccccgacacggaacccgaagag aggcggagcttcgctaccgccagctgacgcaagaatatcaagcgctgcaacgagcctccgctctgctagcccagaccagcgaaggggactacgacgccgagaaggagatcaag atcagagaaaagctgatggtagaaatgggtcactatcaaagcagagtagcagatctggagtcagcgctgaagcaacaaggacag aatgtcaagtgggtggaggagaagcagctgctgcgtcagagcaatcagcagttggccgaaaag gtcaggcggatggaggcggaagaagcgcgtctgaaagagcacatccaggatatccgagaccaaaacgaactgcttgagttccgcatcctggagctggag gagagggagtggcgctcccccgtcttgaagtttctgcaagtccgtttcccagacggcctcagccctttgcagatctactgcgaggccgagggcgtgag ggacatcgtcatcagtgatctgatgaagaagctggacatcctgggctataacgcc aatctcaccaacgaggagcaggtggtcgtgattcacgccaggacccttctcaccctagccgagaag tggttagaatacatcaaagtgaccaagtcagcacttcaacagaagatgttggacattgaaagtgagaag gatatgttctgcaagcagaagggctacctggatgaagagttggacttcaggaagtgttccatggaccaggctcataag aggatcctggagctggaggccatgttgtacgaggcgctaccgcagcgggactgccccgccacggacggcgaaaaagccagccacgctggcgtgaatgacgtgctgacggcggatcagagagaagagcttaggagcgccgtggaccaatggaagcgagccctgatgtgcgagttgagggagcgcgacgcttgcatcctccaagagagaatggatctgctgcacagcgcgcaacag aggaacaaagagctgaaagaattcatcgaagctcagaagagacaaatcaaacaattggaggagaagtttctgtttctctttctattcttctccttggccttcattctgtggccctaa